One window of the Oncorhynchus clarkii lewisi isolate Uvic-CL-2024 chromosome 19, UVic_Ocla_1.0, whole genome shotgun sequence genome contains the following:
- the LOC139375412 gene encoding sphingolipid delta(4)-desaturase/C4-monooxygenase DES2 gives MDKTGERGDFEWVYNDQPHTSRRKEILAKYPEIKSLMGPDPQLKWVVTGMVLTQLLACYMVHDLPWKWVFFWSYGFGGCINHSLTLAIHDISHNVAFGNKLARLNRWFAIWANLPIGLPYSASFKKYHIDHHRYLGGDGLDVDIPTDAEGWFFCTPLRKVLWLFLQPLFYALRPLVVNPKPVSRLEMMNAAVQFAVNFVIFYLWGLKPIVYLIAGSILCMGLHPISGHFIAEHYMFLKGHETYSYYGSLNRITFNVGYHMEHHDFPSIPGSKLPQVKKMAAEYYDSLPQHTSWTRVLWDFVFDDSIGPYTRIKREYKLVKQE, from the exons ATGGATAAGACAGGTGAACGGGGAGACTTTGAATGGGTCTACAATGATCAGCCTCATACTTCACGAAGAAAAGAAATATTAG CAAAATACCCAGAGATCAAGTCCCTGATGGGGCCTGACCCCCAGTTGAAGTGGGTGGTGACAGGGATGGTCCTCACCCAGCTTCTGGCCTGCTACATGGTCCACGACCTCCCCTGGAAGTGGGTGTTCTTCTGGTCATACGGCTTCGGCGGCTGCATCAACCACTCGCTGACCCTCGCCATTCACGATATCTCCCACAACGTTGCGTTCGGCAACAAGCTGGCACGCCTCAACCGCTGGTTCGCCATATGGGCCAACCTCCCCATTGGACTGCCCTACTCGGCCTCGTTCAAGAAGTACCACATCGACCACCACCGCTACCTGGGTGGCGATGGCCTAGATGTGGACATCCCCACGGACGCGGAGGGCTGGTTCTTTTGCACACCCCTGCGGAAGGTCCTGTGGCTCTTCCTCCAGCCATTGTTCTACGCACTGCGCCCTCTAGTGGTGAACCCCAAGCCAGTCTCCAGACTAGAGATGATGAATGCCGCTGTTCAATTTGCAGTGAACTTTGTGATATTCTACCTATGGGGGCTGAAGCCAATTGTTTACCTCATAGCCGGGTCCATTTTATGCATGGGTCTACATCCCATCTCTGGACACTTCATAGCGGAGCACTACATGTTCTTGAAGGGACACGAGACATACTCCTACTACGGCTCACTGAACCGGATCACCTTCAACGTGGGTTACCACATGGAGCACCATGACTTCCCCAGTATACCTGGCAGTAAGCTGCCTCAG GTGAAGAAGATGGCAGCAGAGTACTACGACTCCCTACCACAGCACACTTCCTGGACCCGGGTGTTGTGGGACTTTGTCTTTGATGACAGCATCGGCCCCTACACCAGGATCAAGCGGGAATATAAGCTGGTCAAGCAGGAGTAG
- the LOC139375410 gene encoding ena/VASP-like protein isoform X1 — protein MSISSCHRLIEQEKKMSEQSICQARASVMVYDDTSKKWVPIKPGQQGFSRINIYHNTANNTFRVVGVKLQDQQVEVVINYSIVKGLKYNQATPTFHQWRDARQVYGLNFASKEEATTFSTAMMFALNTLSSQDGGPAVQRQNGPSSEDPDVQRRQMMEPHQMQGVVHKERERRTSGSVVSTLQYKVSSPPSHPSNTPLEYRHYRAATLPPSYAQVASNSSPSSSSSSSSQEREVAGGRAGDNSPHLSQLSTSLVSAFSPVQPGVPTALTRQVRQIPLSPPSVRALHHTKSLHQGDPQQDPVLLPKHGTWSTSHTHIYGPVHMPPVPQPVLPVALPLPNRHSRVKPHPLDQAGQPHIPPHLPHANGQSEDYYNLAQQQQQQQGYCEATSLPPLIGQSAQGPVPVSSNQPQYPSSFHPQPQMSQATPPPPPATQKFSPPSYTPAPSEWGSPNQTPSPVSQAATATCSPVSLPAVLAVAPPVAPPAPMAPMAPPPPPGPPPPATVPPPMPPPLPVGGGHGGPHLEGAGNELAQPLSGLAAALAGAKLRKVARDENSPPGTSVAKNDGNRSSGGEGLMQEMNALLARRRKASEKPEEEDPKPGQNSTDAGKNPWDRANSVDKASLVSRVRPVGSTSEGDLDFDRMKQEILDEVVRELQKVKDEIINAIRQEIGRIHTC, from the exons TGAACAGAGTATTTGCCAAGCCCGCGCCTCAGTCATGGTGTACGACGACACCAGTAAGAAGTGGGTTCCAATCAAGCCGGGCCAGCAGGGCTTCAGCCGCATCAACATCTACCACAACACGGCCAACAACACCTTCCGCGTGGTCGGGGTCAAGCTACAGGACCAACAGGTAGAG gtgGTGATCAACTACTCCATAGTGAAGGGGCTGAAGTATAACCAGGCCACGCCCACCTTTCACCAGTGGCGCGATGCCAGGCAGGTTTACGGCCTCAACTTCGCCAGCAAAGAGGAGGCCACCACCTTCTCCACCGCCATGATGTTCGCCCTCAACACGCTCAGCTCGCAAGATGGAG GCCCTGCTGTCCAACGCCAAAATGGGCCCTCCTCAGAGGACCCCGATGTACAGAGGAG GCAAATGATGGAGCCGCATCAGATGCAGGGAGTGGTCCACAAAGAGAGGGAGCGACGGACGTCTGGCTCAG TTGTTTCCACCCTCCAATATAAGgtgtcctcccctccctctcacccctccaacacccctctTGAGTATAGACACTATCGGGCCGCCACACTGCCGCCCTCCTATGCCCAAGTGGCCTCcaactcctccccttcctcctcttcctcttcctcctctcaggagagagaggtggcggGTGGACGGGCTGGCGAcaactctccccatctctcccagctctccaCCTCCCTGGTCTCGGCCTTCTCCCCCGTGCAGCCAGGGGTGCCCACGGCCCTGACCCGGCAGGTGCGCCagatccccctctctcccccctcggtGCGGGCTCTCCACCACACCAAGTCCCTCCACCAGGGTGACCCCCAGCAGGACCCTGTGCTGCTCCCCAAACACGGCACCTGGTCCACCTCCCACACCCACATATACGGCCCCGTGCACATGCCCCCCGTGCCCCAGCCTGTCCTCCCAGTGGCCCTCCCTCTGCCGAACCGCCACAGCCGGGTCAAGCCCCACCCCCTGGACCAGGCCGGCCAACCCCATATCCCGCCCCACCTCCCCCATGCCAATGGCCAATCAGAGGACTATTATAACCTCGctcagcagcaacagcagcagcaaggTTACTGCGAGGCTACCTCCTTGCCCCCTCTGATTGGTCAGTCTGCGCAGGGCCCCGTCCCAGTCTCCTCCAACCAACCCCAGTACCcctcctcattccacccccagcCACAGATGTCCCAGGccacacccccaccaccaccagcaacCCAGAAATTCTCTCCCCCCTCATACACCCCAGCCCCATCAGAGTGGGGTTCACCCAACCAGACACCCTCTCCCGTCTCTCAGGCTGCCACGGCAACCTGCA GTCCGGTTTCTCTCCCCGCCGTGCTCGCTGTGGCCCCACCGGTGGCTCCCCCTGCCCCTATGGCACCTATGGCCCCCCCTCCTCCACCGGGCCCCCCGCCTCCGGCCACAGTGCCACCGCCCATGCCCCCCCCACTACCGGTTGGTGGAGGGCACGGAGGGCCTCATTTAGAGGGGGCAGGGAATGAGCTGGCACAGCCACTCTCAGGTCTGGCTGCTGCCCTGGCTGGAGCCAAACTCCGCAAAGTTGCAAGG GATGAGAACAGTCCACCAGGAACAAGTGTAGCCAAGAACGATGGCAACCGCTCCAGTGGAGGGGAGGGGCTAATGCAGGAAATGAACGCCCTTCTAGCACGCAG ACGGAAAGCCTCAGAGAAACCTGAAGAG GAGGATCCCAAGCCAGGGCAGAACTCCACAG ATGCGGGGAAGAATCCATGGGACCGAGCCAACTCTGTAGACAAGGCCTCACTGGTATCAAG GGTGCGACCCGTGGGCAGCACTAGTGAGGGAGACCTAGACTTCGACAGGATGAAACAG GAAATCTTGGATGAAGTTGTACGTGAATTGCAGAAGGTGAAAGATGAGATCATTAATG CCATTAGACAAGAAATTGGTCGAATCCATACATGTTAA
- the LOC139375410 gene encoding ena/VASP-like protein isoform X2, with amino-acid sequence MSLTPEMSPATVRRCTSAKITLSPAVQRQNGPSSEDPDVQRRQMMEPHQMQGVVHKERERRTSGSVVSTLQYKVSSPPSHPSNTPLEYRHYRAATLPPSYAQVASNSSPSSSSSSSSQEREVAGGRAGDNSPHLSQLSTSLVSAFSPVQPGVPTALTRQVRQIPLSPPSVRALHHTKSLHQGDPQQDPVLLPKHGTWSTSHTHIYGPVHMPPVPQPVLPVALPLPNRHSRVKPHPLDQAGQPHIPPHLPHANGQSEDYYNLAQQQQQQQGYCEATSLPPLIGQSAQGPVPVSSNQPQYPSSFHPQPQMSQATPPPPPATQKFSPPSYTPAPSEWGSPNQTPSPVSQAATATCSPVSLPAVLAVAPPVAPPAPMAPMAPPPPPGPPPPATVPPPMPPPLPVGGGHGGPHLEGAGNELAQPLSGLAAALAGAKLRKVARDENSPPGTSVAKNDGNRSSGGEGLMQEMNALLARRRKASEKPEEEDPKPGQNSTDAGKNPWDRANSVDKASLVSRVRPVGSTSEGDLDFDRMKQEILDEVVRELQKVKDEIINAIRQEIGRIHTC; translated from the exons ATGAGTCTTACTCCAGAGATGTCACCAGCCACTGTCAGAAGGTGCACTTCTGCGAAGATCACCCTCA GCCCTGCTGTCCAACGCCAAAATGGGCCCTCCTCAGAGGACCCCGATGTACAGAGGAG GCAAATGATGGAGCCGCATCAGATGCAGGGAGTGGTCCACAAAGAGAGGGAGCGACGGACGTCTGGCTCAG TTGTTTCCACCCTCCAATATAAGgtgtcctcccctccctctcacccctccaacacccctctTGAGTATAGACACTATCGGGCCGCCACACTGCCGCCCTCCTATGCCCAAGTGGCCTCcaactcctccccttcctcctcttcctcttcctcctctcaggagagagaggtggcggGTGGACGGGCTGGCGAcaactctccccatctctcccagctctccaCCTCCCTGGTCTCGGCCTTCTCCCCCGTGCAGCCAGGGGTGCCCACGGCCCTGACCCGGCAGGTGCGCCagatccccctctctcccccctcggtGCGGGCTCTCCACCACACCAAGTCCCTCCACCAGGGTGACCCCCAGCAGGACCCTGTGCTGCTCCCCAAACACGGCACCTGGTCCACCTCCCACACCCACATATACGGCCCCGTGCACATGCCCCCCGTGCCCCAGCCTGTCCTCCCAGTGGCCCTCCCTCTGCCGAACCGCCACAGCCGGGTCAAGCCCCACCCCCTGGACCAGGCCGGCCAACCCCATATCCCGCCCCACCTCCCCCATGCCAATGGCCAATCAGAGGACTATTATAACCTCGctcagcagcaacagcagcagcaaggTTACTGCGAGGCTACCTCCTTGCCCCCTCTGATTGGTCAGTCTGCGCAGGGCCCCGTCCCAGTCTCCTCCAACCAACCCCAGTACCcctcctcattccacccccagcCACAGATGTCCCAGGccacacccccaccaccaccagcaacCCAGAAATTCTCTCCCCCCTCATACACCCCAGCCCCATCAGAGTGGGGTTCACCCAACCAGACACCCTCTCCCGTCTCTCAGGCTGCCACGGCAACCTGCA GTCCGGTTTCTCTCCCCGCCGTGCTCGCTGTGGCCCCACCGGTGGCTCCCCCTGCCCCTATGGCACCTATGGCCCCCCCTCCTCCACCGGGCCCCCCGCCTCCGGCCACAGTGCCACCGCCCATGCCCCCCCCACTACCGGTTGGTGGAGGGCACGGAGGGCCTCATTTAGAGGGGGCAGGGAATGAGCTGGCACAGCCACTCTCAGGTCTGGCTGCTGCCCTGGCTGGAGCCAAACTCCGCAAAGTTGCAAGG GATGAGAACAGTCCACCAGGAACAAGTGTAGCCAAGAACGATGGCAACCGCTCCAGTGGAGGGGAGGGGCTAATGCAGGAAATGAACGCCCTTCTAGCACGCAG ACGGAAAGCCTCAGAGAAACCTGAAGAG GAGGATCCCAAGCCAGGGCAGAACTCCACAG ATGCGGGGAAGAATCCATGGGACCGAGCCAACTCTGTAGACAAGGCCTCACTGGTATCAAG GGTGCGACCCGTGGGCAGCACTAGTGAGGGAGACCTAGACTTCGACAGGATGAAACAG GAAATCTTGGATGAAGTTGTACGTGAATTGCAGAAGGTGAAAGATGAGATCATTAATG CCATTAGACAAGAAATTGGTCGAATCCATACATGTTAA